The following coding sequences are from one Carassius gibelio isolate Cgi1373 ecotype wild population from Czech Republic chromosome B7, carGib1.2-hapl.c, whole genome shotgun sequence window:
- the LOC127961311 gene encoding four-jointed box protein 1-like — MRFEIMNAAGKVRLCASLFMWLGIVTWIGNMKLHLWFVFVQQSTERDVVLSVANEQVNISKRHAPVNAGWSDGKTFSILENAIEHRVFWSAWLDGLSTRVFDVEHERKWREQVRDARVVVLEAGCGRPTNRLATFADGTRACVRYGIDADQVLGETLSYYLAELLGISNLPPLALSKLNLSSEQWASVRGDIEALEWSPNAIVSLTEFIPNVTGVFIPLHLRKQQGASLQLSAENVSNVTVTYLVELMQWSDLVIFDYLTANFDRIVSHIFSLQWDARVMERTTNNLLKTINGHLLFIDNEAGLVHGYRVLDLWERYHRLLLGSSCIFRRSSVRRISELKRSGNSGKLLCELYLAREPLARELGCLSEEHALTLQNRIDVVYKHIKQCAEIM; from the coding sequence ATGCGTTTTGAAATCATGAACGCCGCAGGCAAGGTGAGATTATGCGCGTCACTTTTCATGTGGCTTGGAATAGTTACCTGGATTGGAAATATGAAGTTGCATCTTTGGTTCGTATTTGTCCAGCAATCTACTGAACGGGACGTTGTACTTTCTGTTGCAAACGAGCAGGTAAATATTTCTAAAAGACACGCGCCGGTGAACGCAGGATGGAGCGATGGAAAAACTTTTAGTATTCTGGAAAACGCGATCGAGCACCGGGTCTTCTGGAGCGCGTGGCTGGATGGTCTCTCCACTCGTGTTTTTGACGTGGAGCACGAGAGGAAGTGGAGAGAGCAGGTCCGGGACGCTCGGGTGGTTGTGCTGGAAGCGGGGTGCGGCAGACCCACAAACCGTCTAGCGACCTTCGCCGACGGCACGAGAGCATGCGTGCGATACGGCATCGACGCGGATCAAGTGCTGGGAGAAACGCTCTCGTATTATCTAGCGGAACTGCTTGGGATTTCCAACCTTCCGCCTTTGGCGCTTTCCAAACTGAACTTGTCCAGCGAGCAGTGGGCAAGTGTGCGAGGAGATATCGAGGCGTTAGAGTGGTCGCCAAATGCCATTGTTTCTCTCACTGAGTTTATCCCAAATGTCACTGGAGTGTTTATTCCATTGCATTTGCGGAAACAGCAAGGAGCAAGTCTGCAACTCTCTGCTGAGAATGTATCCAACGTGACGGTAACGTATCTGGTTGAGCTAATGCAATGGAGTGATCTAGtcatatttgattatttaacAGCCAACTTTGATCGAATTGTCAGTCacattttcagtcttcagtgggACGCGCGCGTGATGGAGAGGACCACTAATAACCTTCTCAAAACAATCAACGGACATTTGCTTTTTATTGATAACGAGGCAGGGCTTGTTCACGGATACAGAGTGCTTGACTTGTGGGAACGATATCACCGGCTACTGCTGGGTTCGTCGTGTATTTTTCGCAGAAGTTCAGTCCGGCGTATTTCTGAGTTGAAGCGCTCCGGAAACAGCGGGAAGCTGCTGTGTGAACTGTACCTCGCGAGGGAACCGTTGGCGCGCGAGCTGGGCTGCCTGTCTGAAGAGCACGCGCTTACGTTGCAGAACAGGATTGATGTGGTTTACAAACACATTAAGCAGTGCGCAGAAATCATGTAG
- the pamr1a gene encoding inactive serine protease PAMR1: MLFPSGQLAVSAERWMSPKCGYHAGSLPIFLYLLQLLCTGASWPNVFRSQEDKCPGPQWNAMCRTCCEYEQISCKCPSQGTKVGYAVPCCRNVLDECDPCILHQGCNIFDNCKTCNNGTWQAKDDFYIRGRYCTSCRRGWSGGDCLTCGEVIQRPHGHVTLESYPINAKCEWTLQVGQGATMELRISTISLESDHSCRYDYVEVRDGDSPRSPVIGRYCGDESPLPIRSSGNSLHIRFVSDGYNNYDGFFATFQEVSEKAPPLCATPKKPTHGDLFLRYKEGDILTSVQYLCYRPYKLKGASQRACLPNGTWSGSAPVCIKEVTIKACPPPPTQFHNGYVTEVSGSDGRIKYVEFFCNNTYILSGDSKRTCQKNGTWSGSQPLCVRACREPKVSKLVQQKVSKIQPPSRKSPVHKLYSASSQGGTEAETLEKAFSAYGDLPPTFHHVYTSIEYECVSALYKHSGSARRTCLKTGKWSGRHFSCSPVCGKLPAAGPQNFTEIHWPWHAAIYTRLYNASPLMARTKRRGDTFAIDEEEEGEEDKEWIKKDQRWQLVCSGALVNQHWVVVAAHCVTEPGQTEALSTDDLNVVMGKHYLSDLSENKRLQHIQISQIFIHPNYDPHVLDSDLAVLKLADKARISEYVSPVCLPYQQGGEVTAKQAFLTGWPIAGQDRAHTDSESARTGLIELADVVKCERQFSKHGVPISMTDNMLCGRQHPLSPSKTCPSETGGIILSLSADSQPTSGLEPLPPSSRSEDADSHHAWELLGLVSFGYDLQGCNPDLYTIYTRVANFKNWIEKNIT; the protein is encoded by the exons ATGCTCTTTCCCTCAGGCCAGCTGGCTGTGAGCGCAGAGAGATGGATGTCCCCTAAGTGTGGATACCATGCTGGTTCACTCCCTATCTTTCTTTATCTCCTTCAGCTTTTATGCACTGGAGCATCTTGGCCCAATG TATTTAGGTCGCAGGAGGATAAATGTCCCGGCCCACAGTGGAACGCCATGTGCCGTACCTGCTGTGAGTATGAGCAGATTTCATGTAAATGCCCATCTCAGGGAACGAAAGTGGGCTACGCCGTACCCTGCTGTCGAAACGTTTTGGATGAGTGTGACCCCTGCATCCTTCACCAGG GCTGCAACATTTTTGATAACTGCAAGACTTGCAACAATGGCACCTGGCAGGCCAAGGATGATTTCTACATTCGAGGCAGGTACTGCACCTCGTGTCGTCGAGGGTGGTCTGGAGGAGACTGTCTCA CATGTGGAGAAGTTATACAGAGACCACATGGTCATGTGACTTTAGAAAGTTATCCAATCAATGCCAAATGTGAATGGACACTACAGGTTGGCCAAGGAGCAACAATGGAACTCAG GATTTCAACGATTAGCCTGGAATCTGACCACAGCTGTCGATATGACTATGTAGAGGTGCGGGATGGGGACAGTCCAAGGTCGCCTGTGATTGGCAGATACTGTGGGGATGAAAGCCCTTTACCAATCAGAAGTTCTGGAAACTCTCTGCATATCCGTTTTGTGTCAGATGGCTACAATAACTATGATGGTTTTTTTGCTACTTTCCAGGAAGTCTCag AAAAAGCACCACCTCTCTGTGCAACCCCCAAGAAGCCAACACACGGAGATCTCTTCCTGCGATACAAGGAAGGTGACATCCTCACCTCGGTTCAGTATCTGTGCTATAGACCATACAAGCTCAAGGGAGCTTCTCAGCGGGCATGCCTTCCCAATGGCACCTGGAGTGGCAGCGCTCCTGTATGCATAAAGG AAGTGACCATAAAAGCCTGTCCACCTCCTCCAACACAATTCCACAATGGATACGTCACTGAGGTTTCAGGCTCTGATGGCAGAATTAAATATGTCGAATTTTTCTGCAACAATACATATATTCTCAGCGGAGACTCAAAAAGAACATGCCAGAAGAATGGGACCTGGAGTGGCAGTCAGCCCCTGTGTGTCAGAG CTTGTAGAGAGCCTAAAGTTTCTAAACTTGTGCAGCAGAAGGTCTCGAAAATCCAACCTCCTTCAAG GAAAAGTCCAGTCCACAAGCTGTACTCTGCATCCAGTCAGGGAGGGACTGAAGCAGAGACACTGGAGAAAGCCTTTTCTGCTTATGGAGATTTGCCACCAACTTTCCACCATGTGTACACCAGCATAGAATATGAGTGTGTTTCAGCGCTTTACAAGCATTCTGGTAGTGCACGCCGCACATGTCTGAAGACTGGAAAGTGGAGTGGTCGCCATTTCTCCTGTTCACCAG TATGTGGTAAATTGCCAGCTGCCGGTCCCCAGAATTTCACAGAGATTCACTGGCCATGGCATGCTGCCATATATACCCGTCTGTACAATGCCAGCCCTCTTATGGCAAGGACCAAAAGACGGGGGGACACGTTTGCCatagatgaggaagaggagggagaGGAAGATAAAGAATGGATTAAGAAGGACCAGAGATGGCAGCTGGTCTGCAGCGGGGCTCTGGTCAACCAGCACTGGGTTGTGGTGGCTGCTCATTGCGTGACGGAGCCTGGACAGACTGAAGCGCTCAGTACAGATGATCTGAATGTGGTGATGGGAAAACATTACCTCAGTGACCTTAGCGAGAACAAGAGACTACAGCACATACAG ATCTCTCAGATCTTCATCCATCCGAACTACGATCCACATGTATTAGACTCTGACCTTGCCGTACTGAAGCTAGCGGACAAAGCTCGAATCAGTGAGTATGTGTCCCCTGTGTGCCTGCCATATCAGCAGGGTGGAGAGGTCACTGCAAAGCAGGCCTTTCTCACCGGCTGGCCCATAGCAGGCCAAGACAGGGCACACACAGACTCTGAGTCCGCCCGGACCGGACTGATAGAATTAGCAGATGTGGTGAAGTGTGAAAGGCAATTCAGCAAACACGGGGTACCGATCAGTATGACTGACAACATGCTATGTGGACGCCAACATCCACTCAGCCCGTCCAAGACCTGCCCTTCTGAAACCGGAGGGATTATTCTTTCACTCTCTGCTGACTCTCAACCCACTTCAGGGCTGGAGCCGTTGCCCCCCAGCAGTAGATCAGAAGATGCTGATTCTCATCATGCTTGGGAACTGCTGGGGCTAGTGAGCTTCGGATATGATCTTCAGGGCTGTAATCCAGATTTGTACACTATCTACACACGGGTAGCAAACTTTAAGAACTGGATCGAAAAGAACATTACATAG